CAAATTGTTACACgagtatattttaattttttatcgaCTAATTTAAATACTTCTCATAATTCATGTGGAATgagataattaataataatgataatttgAATGACGCAATCATGTAATGctcgatttttaaatttatattctaTATTCTAACGAATATTTCTTCtcggaaaaaaataaataaaagtacaACTATAAGAACATATTTAAATTAGGAAAaactatatttttataaaagagAACCGATTTAATGCATTCTTATCTTGAAATGGAATGGCTCACGTTCGAATCACCAAATAATTGTACCTTGTACCAAAATGTCGACGGGTGCGGACAGTTAATCAACAGGTGATAGCAAAGAGTTCAATGCACCTTCTTTATCTTTACATGTCTCCTACTCCGATTCTGAATATGGGGGACAAGTTGTCTTATAATGCTAACACAACCCACCTTTATGACTTGTGGTGAGACATGTAAAGAGGCGCATGGATCATCATCCCCGGGGTGGATCCAAATCGCCTCTCTgagttaaaaaaaaatgtaaaaaaacaTAATTCATCTTAAAAAGTATTATTAGATCATTGGACTCGCGTGATCTTCGTATCCATTAGTTCTTTCATATACATTTTCCACTTAAAAAAAGGAAGAAAGAAAATGATGATGTCTCATACCAAAGCACTTCTTTGAATTTGGAGTTGCAAATTTCTTTCAAGATAGTGCCTTTTGAAGTGGGATCCTAGTAATGAACACTTACCTTACATGGCTTCCCATCAAAGCCAAGAGTGTGAAGCAAAATGAGTGTGAGATAAGAAGATCCCCCGGGGAAattgattgtgattttgacaTTAAATTGAGCCTCACATTTATTCAAATACCTTCAATGTCAAAATATGGTCTCATTGTATTGTGCTACATTTTTTGTCACTTCCACTTGTGATTGGCATATATGGATAGACACTAAGGTAAAATGGGGTTTGGTCCATATACCTTTTCCGGTTGGAAATATAAAGTATTGTTTTGACAAGTAGATTTATGGTTTTTCTAGTGAAAAAAATGAGCATCAATCTCTACAACTTGATGTTATGTTTGAATtgagtgatatatatatatatatatatatatatatatatatatatatatatatatatatatatatatatatatatatatatatatatatatatatatatacatacatagaGGATGGAATAGTATTCATATATATTCAATTTTAAAAACACCCAAAAACAAATATGATGTATTTAGATTAGGAATTTCAAATCTTTCAATCTAAAATGAATCCTTAATATAACATAATGAATTATTCTCATTCTTGCAGATGTTGATATaccaattttaattttatattttctttcTATTTCATGTAATGTCAATTGTTGATATCTTAGAAAGAGTCCTGGTCATTTTTGGACTCAGGAAGAGTTGGATGACTCAAGCATAGTAAGAAAGACCGGGAACTCAGAGCTTCTCCCGGGAGGATAAGATAAGACAAGTTGAGAGCCTGATTGGGTAAATAAATAGTACCTCATTTGAACCATCTCTAGGTACGTAACATTCTATTCATACAAGCCTGGGCTCTTAGTATAGCCCGAGCATCATAAGAAAGCAAAGATAATATATTAAGGACCCTGTCTCCATGGATCAGAATCTCCTCTGTGTCACATCATGGCTAGTCCCCGAGCATCTCGAGAAAGGTGTCTATTATGGGCCCACAGATATGGGTCATCATACATCGAAATCATCAGTATGTCAATCAAGTGCGTATAGTTGTCATGTGACAAGACTAGAGACAATATGTATTGTCAGTCATAACAGTGTCAAAAGGCAAGGCGTGAGCAATTGTTTAATCATGAAGAAGTGATCGTGCACTGAAAATAATGTCACCATTACATTCTCCCCTATAATACTCGGGTTTGTTCGATCATTGTATATTCACTTGACATTTTTCACATATATTCACTACATagctttttttatttcttttgcaTGAATACTGACTGACTTAAGCGTCAGAGTGACTATGACAGAAATACTTTCGACGACCTACTAACGTTATTTTCTCTCCAAGTGCGCATATCAATTAGCCCGAGATCGCTTTGCCTGGTTGTCAGCATTCCCAAGAAAAGAGCCCGACCCGACTTGGTAAATTACCCACACGGTTCACCCAATTTACCTAAACTTCTTCAATGGTTATTGACCTTCAATGTAGCATAAATCACATGTAAATGGATGTGTTCAGCCCCCTTTTGAAAGAGGTACAATTTTATTGGGTTTGGGGAGATGGATGTTTCTGGACTATTTTTGTAATTGCATAACATTACATGTGTATTTTTTTAGTGGTTTTCTTTTGGAAGATTGCCATTTGATATGAACTTGACCATCAAATTAATGAGAAAACGTGGCCAATTTTGATGCATAAAATTTGTTCTTTCCTTTAGATCAGACGGATTCcactattaatttttttcttctaaTTCTTGTATATAAGTTCATATAAAATGATATTTCTCAAAATTTAGTTTTTTCATAAAAGATTTtgtggatgatatatctgagttttgatataaattaagtcttcattttaaatcaattatatATCTGCATCTATAAATGTACTTAAATATACTCTAAATTTACACCACCACCACGGCTTTATCTTTGGAGTAAGTCTTTTATGAAACAATCTcgtgaatttttatctgtaagacgggccaaccctaccaatattcacaaaaaaaaattaatactcataacataaaaaataatattttttcattgatgacacaaatgagatatccgtctcacacaaatttttatcttgtGTTTGTTAGAATATCCAAATACATTtcctaattatttttattatcatatATTTCCTAAGTTACATGCAAAGAAAAGTGATAATACATAGAAACTTTCAATTAAAAGAAAGTCGTGTACCCAGGTCCCAATGTTTCCACTTTTTCTCGAAATTAATGCCTAAATAAACAGTCTCCTGAGCTCAAAACATGTCTTATTTATTATCAACACCAacttttctatttttttaaaaaaatatttcaccaaaaaaataagaaaaacacTAACTATGCTTTTtctgttgaaataatatattttaatatgaaaaagtaatagttgaatatttgaatgttgaaaataagagttgtaaagttagaaatttgtgtgtgatgatgtaggtaatgatgtattttatttttggattacgtgtaatgaaactctataaatagatctctcatttgtgaagaaaatcacaattgagtagagagaaaaatattataaagtgtgtagtttggtaaattttgagagtttgagatttttactttttaccataaatttttactttttcacaacacgttatcagcacgaagctctaaaagtcctacatactattccaagctccaaacaaaagaaaaaggtaacaaaagtaataatatttattttactgttatttatttattgtgtatttatttaatatacaatataatgttattattagaaataataaaaataaatttttcataaacttgttataaatcctgggaggatgttaagacgacatcccacactcccggtaagggatacgacaagtataaaagcctataaggtttttaaacaaaataaattatgacactcattataatattatgatatgatatacataattatttaaacatgtctaatattatatatatcatattattaccataaaattatacaaatacatacatttattttttgtacaccaacggtcataaacggtaacaaacggctagtttttgccctataaatatcatctcacaaacacattcaatcactccaactttctcttattctctaaaaattattcatcatcaaatttttcgaagaaaaaagaagatggctttctcaaggatatttttaattattttggttatcatactcacgagtcttgtatttatcggagaatatcctcctcgtgcgttttctttatttttacaaatacttgtacttgttgtttatccgttactttgtattgcaatatttattaactaataaaatgcatcgtaattttttttagtaccaccatgtcaaatttaacaaagctcgaatttattgcgctcgatatcacgggaaagaattatatgccatggactctagatgtagaaatgcatcttgagtcattgggtctaagcgagaccattaaagaaaatggcatatgcacgtcacaagaaaaggcaagagccatgatatttttgcgtcgacatctcgacgatggattgaaatgtgaatatctgactgaaaaaaatcccatggctttgtggaagggattaaaagaaagatttgaacatataagggaagttatacttccgaccgcccgagATGAATGGAACAcactgagattccaagattttaaaaaagtcagtgattacaattcggcgatttatagaataatctcgcaattaaaattttgtggacatgaggtcacagaatctgagatgcttgaaaaaacattttccacatttcatgcatcaaatattactctacagcaacaatatagaatacgtggatttgcgagatattctgagctcatcgcctgtcttcttgtggcggaaaagaacaacgagctattaatgagaaatcatcagtcccgacccactggatcaacagcatttccagaagtaaatgctgtaagtaaaaatgaatttatacctggaaaccaaaatcaatttcaaagacaaggttttggtcgaggtcgaggtcgaggtcgtggacgtggaattggtcgtggtcgtggacgcggccgtggttttgaaaataatagagataattataactcatctcaaaagagcgtcccaaaccatccacagaaaagacatcatgagaatacaagtgttaatgataATCAcacaaaaagatatgaaagttcttgttacagatgtggtactccaggacattggtccaaagtttgtcgagcccctgagcacctttgtaaactttataaagaatcattaaaagggaaagaaaaggagaccaacttcactgaacgcagtgaccgtttgagtgattcaactcatcttgatgctgatgattttatgaatgatttctctggaaatgatcaacatgttggtgggatagaaatgaacaattttgatgctgcagattttctcaatgatttttctgaaaatgaacaatatagtggcagaatataaatgtacaataatttgtttttcatgtattcatataataatgttttattgtacaattatgatatgtgttatatttatatatgtattgtcagtaattttatttcattgcatatttttttgaagttcaaatatggaaaatgctatgagcaaagctgaagtttgcatacccgatagtggtacaacgcacactatcctccgagataaaagatatttcttggaactaaaaccaacaaaaacaacggtgaacacaatatcaggtcctgtagacttgattaaaggatgtggtaaagcacaatttttgttacctaatggtaccaaatttttgatcaatgatgctttatattcaccacaatcgaaaagaaatttgttgagttttaatgatatatattcacatgggtatgatactcaaacaatgaatgaagggaatgagaaatatatgtgttttatcacatataaatcaggaaagaaatatgtgattgaaaaactatcaatgctccctactggattgcattatacacatataagtcccactgaatcaaacatggtagttgataattcctcgatattaaccaattggcatgatcgattgggacatcctggttcaacaatgatgcgaagaattatagaaaatacacacggtcatccactgaaagaccagaagatctttcagaataataagtttcaatgtaaaacatgttctcttggaaaacttattataagaccatcaccagtcaaaatccaaactgaatcaccaatgtttcttgaacgtattcagggtgatatttgtggaccaatccatccaccatgtggaccattcagatactttatggtattgattgatgcctccagcagatggtcacatgtatgtttattgtcaactcgaaatgttgcatttgcaagattacttgctcaaataataaaattgaggaatcaatttcccgattatataatcaagaaaattagacttgataatgctggtgaatttacttcccagactttcaatgattattgtatgtctatgggaatcattgttgagcatcttgttgctcatgtacatacacagaatggattggctgaatcattgattaaacgtctgcaaatgattgctagaccaatgattatgaaaacaaagctctctatttctatatggggacatgcaattttatacgctgcttcattaattcgcatcagaccaagtgcatatcataaatactccccattgcagcttgcatttggtaaagaaccagacatttctcatctgagaatttttggatgtatggtgtatgtgcctattgcaccaccacaacgaaagaaaatgggacctcaaagaaaggttggaatttatatcggttatgatagtccatcaatcattcgatatcttgaacctcagacaggagatgtgttcacaacacgttttgctgattgtcattttaatgaggaaatcttcccaatgttagggggagaacaaaaacataccgaaaaagaaattacatggtatgtatcatcattgttacatctggatccaagaacaaaacaatgtgaaaaagatgtacaacaaattgtacacttgcaaagaatagcaaatcaaataccagatgcatttgcagacacaaaaggggtaactaaatcatatatacatgctgcaaatgcccctgctcgaattgaaattccaaagaaacaaatggaagatactcatgatgtcattaaacgcttgaagcgtggaaggccagtcggttccaaggataaaaatcctcgaaaaagaaaattcatagagaaacatgatgatcacaaaatagagaatgttgttcctgaagaaacacatgatgatgaaaatgttatgtcaaaaccacaaactgacgagaatcatgaaatctctatcaattacattaatactggaaaaatatggaaccgaaaagatatagatgaaattgatgatatatttttttataatgtgACAAtcaacatcataaatgataatgaagatcatgaaccaaaatcttttggtgaatgtaaaaatcggcaggactggataaaatggaaagaagccatccaggttgaattggattcgctaaataaacgtaatgtttttggacctatggtccttacacctgaaggtgtaaaaccttttggatacaaatgggtttttattcgaaagcgaaatgagaaaaatgaaatagtaagatataaagctcgacttgttgcacaaggtttttctcaaaggcctggaattgattatgaagaaacgtattctcctgtgatggatgcaattacgtttcggtatttgattagcttggcggtatctgaaaatttagaaatgcgtcttatggatgttgttacagcttacttatatggatcacttgatagtaatatatatatgaaaatccctgaaggatttaagatgcctgaagcacaaagttcaaaacccagggaatgttattctgtgaaattacaaagatcattatatgggttaaagcaatcaggtcgaatgtggtataatcgactaagtgatcacttgatgaaaaagggatatgtaaataattcaatatgcccttgtgttttcattaagaaaacaacatccggatgcgtaattattgctgtatatgttgatgatttaaacatcattggagcgaataaggaaattcaagaagttgtgtcatacttgaaggaagaatttgaaatgaaggatcttggaaaaaccaagtattgtctgggtttacaaattgaacaaaaagaatgtggaatgtttgttcaccagacaaattatacagaaaagatccttaaacgttttaatatggataaagtaaatcctttaagtaccccaatggttgttagatcattaaacatagaaaaggatccattccgtccatgtgaagatgatgaagatattcttggtccagaagtaccatatctaagtgccatcggtgcccttatgtaccttacaaattgtacaaggcctgatatatcttttgccgtgaatctgttggcaagatttagctcatatccaacaaagagacactggaacggaattaaacatatattccgttatctacgaggaacgacagacttgggatttttgtattcaaaagatgctaatccaagtataattggttatgccgatgctggatacttatctgatccacacaaggcacgttcccaaactggatatgtatttactcgtggaggcactgcaatatcttggcgttcacagatcaaacgctcgtaacaacttcatcaaatcatgccgagattattgcactacatgaagcaagtcgtgaatgtgtgtggttaaaatcaatgatccaacatatccaaatttcatgcggattatcatttgatgagaagcctgtgatactatatgaagataatgctgcatgtgttgctcaaatgaaagaaggatacataaaaagcgacagaactaaacatattcctcctaagttcttcgcattcaccaaggagcttgagaagaataaatgtattgatgttcgtcacattcaatcaagtgaaaactcatcagatctcttcacaaaggcactacctacgtcaatattcagaaagcacatatataatattgggatgcgcaatctacgaaatttgtgaagagttgttcgtgtcaacatgagggggagttcacgtgactgcactcttttttccttactatggtttttatcccaatgggtttttcctagtaaggtttttaacgagacagtacaaaacacgtaatgaagacatcatcgtatcatgatcatcatcacaagggggagtgttgaaataatatattttaatatggaaaagtaatagttgaatatttgaatgttgaaaataagagttgtaaagttagaaatttgtgtgtgatgatgtaggtaatgatgtattttatttttggattatgtgtaatgaaactctataaatagatctctcatttgtgaagaaaatcacaattgagtagagagaaaaatattataaagtgtgtagtttggtaaattttgagagtttgagatttttactttttaccataaatttttattttttcacaacATTTTCTTTATTATTAGATCATTATgtcatgtttatttaatatttacaaAGTATTTCTCTATATAAATATTAGATGTAAATGAATACAATGCATGCATCAAAACACCACCATACTTTTAAAAATTGACTAATTATCAGGATAATTTATTCAACTAAATAATTTAATGCATCAATCAATCTGTCTATCTATATATCTATTTAATATAATGAAATAATTAAGTTCGCACACAGATTCGAGCATAAATATAATAATCAGACAAAATTTCCCATTTCTTGAAATTGCATTAGCATGCATGTGGTCTTCTGTCATTGCCATTTTTATAAATGTGAgctcttaattaatttaataaaaggACTTTCTCTTCGGAtgcaattatattatatatatatataaaagaatcTAGCCATGCTCTCATCCGACAGACACTCCCATGGATGCTCACATAGATGTACACGATAATGATACTTTATCGATGTTCACATAGATGTGCACGATATATGTGCAGCATATAATATGTAATGTGTGTGCACAGACTAATAGATTTCTTTTAATTGCAAACATCCCATGATGCTTTACACTGCATGCACCTCACCAAAGTCGTCCTCCATTATTTTATCTTTTCCTCTGCACCTTCCAAATTCATATCCATATTTTTTTTTGCTTCTTCTTCCAAAATCAATCATCCCATTTGAAGAACTGCAAATtgcaatatatttttttctctctttattttgtttttcgtATCGCTCAGGATAGGTTTTGATGGCTCTTGAAACATGGTTGATCAAGGTGAAGAAGACACTTTCATATAGCCTTGATTCGGCGCGCGTCTCCCCACCGTTGATAAACAAGCTCGTGATAAACAAATCTGGTGTTGGGGTTTTGGCCTTTGAGATTGCGGGTCTCATGTCAAAGATACTCCATTTATGGGAGTGTCTGTCGGATGAGAGCATGGCTAGATTCCGCAGTGAATCAATATGGCTTGAAGGTGTTCGTAAAATTGTTTCAAACGACGATGTGTTCTTATTGGGCCTTGTATGTGCGGAGCTGGTTGAAAACCTGAGGGTTATTGCGAATTCTATCTCGAGTATGAGTAAGAAGTGCCAGGACTCGAGCCTCAGATGTTTCGATCGCTTATTCGacgagtttgcaaactcgggTCATGATCCTCACAGCTGGCTTATGGGCTCGAAAGAATTGACGTTCAAGATTAAGGAAATGGAACGTTTTGTCACAATTACTGCCTCTTTGCTTAGAGAAATTGATGAACTTATGCTTCTTGAAAATGAGTTGAAGAAATCATTGCACAGTAAAGAAAAAGATGCGGGAATCAAAGAGCAGAAAATAATTGATTTACGGCAGAAGATTCTGTGGCAAAGGCAGGAAGTTAAGTACctaaaggagaaatctttatgGTGCAGAAGCTTTGACACTGTTACTAAATTGCTGGCAAGATCAATTTTCGCTGTTCTTGCAAGAATCAAGCTTGTTTTTGGAGTTGGCCATGGGTACAATCCTTCTTCGTTACCGCTTAGTCTTTCTGCCTCAGCATTAGTATACCCTTTCGAAAATTCCAATTCGTTTTTGCATGTATCTGGACCTTTAGCAAAAAACCCACCAAATACTCGCGAAGCTCACGGATTTTTCGGGTCCAATTCCATGATTTTGAAACCACCATCCACCACGTTGGGTGCAGCTGCACTCGCTCTGCACTATGCAAACGTGATCATAGTGATGGAAAAGATGATCAAGTCACCACAACTAGTAGGTGCCGATGCTCGAGATGATCTCTATTCGATGCTGCCTGATAGCATTCGATTTTTGTTAAGGGCCAGACTAAAAGGGATGGGATTTTCGGCTAGTGATCCTGTTCTTGCTGCCGAGTGGCGAGAAGCATTGCAGAAGGTATTGAAATGGCTATCCCCATTGGCACACAACATGATCAAATGGCAGAGTGAAAGGAGCTTTGAGCAGCAGAATTTAATTCTGAAAACTAATGTTCTTTTGCTGCAAACTCTGTATTTTGCAAATCAAGAAAAGACTGAAGCCGCCATAACGGAGCTGTTGGTTGGTCTGAATTACATTTGGAGGTTTGAAAGGGAGATGCATGCTAAATCCATGTTTCTGAACTGTAATGGATTCTTAATTTCCCAATGTTCTTGTTAACTTTTTGAAGTATTTTTATAGTGCCTTAAAATTCGGCACTCGATTTAAATTCGATCGATCGTGTTACATCAACGGATTCTGTACTTTAATCCTGTTCCAGATCTGTGAGGATGGTCTTCATTCTAATCCCTGATCTGCATATTGTTATATAATTTTTGTACATTCCACGGGTTAAAACCACGTTTCCACGTCAAAATATTCTGATGGGCATACATCAGGTGTCTCAGTTTTTGCTAGATTTGTACTGTACGAAGttacaaaataataattatataacaCACGCAGGAATAGATCATATGTCATAAAATAAAAGGAAAACCTGTAATTAGGGCTATATTTTTCCATTTATCGTTTCGGTTGCTAGCATAGTTGGTCGCCTTCTGTGTGGACTGAGACAGCCTATACAATTGTTCCTCATGACTTCATCCAGATTTCTTCTATTCAAACCAGCCAAGAATTCAAAGACTCGATCATTATCCAACCGTGATAAGAAACTGACACTTTCAAATATCATAACAAATATCTAACTTTTGCCACAAATCTTTAACTTTTTTGTAGTACTCGGTCAAATATCAATCACCTTGTTTGGTTTTCCACAATTTCGTctacaaatcaaatatttgtgAGGAATTTTCCAGGTTAGAATAGAATGTGTTCCTAACAGAAGGTGTTGATGCAGATGAGCTCAAGAATGATGATGACTATGAAGATATGTGTGACGTGAGAAATTAACGTGGAAAGTTTGGTAATAACTTTGAATTTctatcaattaatttttttgtcgTACTGTCGATCTACTTGCCAGAAAGGAGACCCGAAGGGGTTACGTGGGAATACGGAGTATGGTGGTCTTAGAGAGTATAAGAAATTGATTGATTACTGGGAATTGATCATTCGTATCGAATTTTTCGTTTGATTGTTctctcaaaaaaataaaaattaaaaattgaacATGATTTTTCTCAAGTTTGGCCTCCCAATTAAAGTAAACCGCCAGAAAATGATTGGCGCCAAATGATCGAATCCCAACTGCTGAATCTCAAGAACATTCTTGCACGCTTATTACACTACAGCAAGACCATCAAGGAAATCAGTCAAATCCATTCCCAGATCGTAACATCGCCGAATTTATCTCCAATCGATCGATCTTTCCTCGTCTCTCGCCTTCTCTTCTTCCTCTGCACCGTCTCCAACGCACCACACTCTCTGCACTATGCTAATAAAATCTTCAATCTCGTGCCAAAACCGAGTCTTTTTATGTATAATGCGATTATCAGAGCGAATTCGGTGAAAATAAAGGACCCTTTATGGTGTGAATCCTTGATTCTGTATAAAGCGGTGCTGCACGATAATTTATTGCCTGATTGTATTACGTTCCCTTTTGTGCTGAAGGAATGTGCGAAAAGGGTTGATGTAACAATTGGCCGAAGCATTCATGCGCACGTCGTGAAGTTTGGGTGTGACTCTGATGTTTATGCTCAAAACTCTTTGATAAACTGTACGCAGAATGTGGGGTTTTAGAGGATGCAGGAAgggtgtttgatgaaatgtctAACAGGGATGTGGTTTCATGGAACACGATTATTGTTGGGTTTTTGAGAGGTGGTGAACTTGATAAAGTGTTGGTTTTGTTTAGACAGATGGACAGGAAAAACATCATTACTTGGAATTCTATGATCACAGGTTTGGTTCAAGGAGGAAGAGCGAAGGAGGCGTTGGAAATTTTTCACCAAATGCAAGTTTTGGAAGACGATAAAGATTTGGTTTTGCCTGATAGAATAACAGTGGCCAGTTTGCTTTCGGCCTGTGCTTCTCTTGGTGCCATTGATCATGGGAGGTGGCTGCATGGTTATTTGCAAAGAAGTCGTATTGAATGTGATATGGTAATTGGGACAGCTTTGGTGGACATGTATGGCAAATGCGGATGCATTGAAAGAGCCTTTGATGTTTTCAAGGCAATGCCGAAGAGGGACGTTTTGGCGTGGACGGCCATGATATCTACATTAGCACTTCATGGGTATGAGAATGAGGCTTTCGCAATTTTCGAAGAAATGGTAGCAATTGGAGTTCGACCTAATGCCGTAACATTTGTTGCATTGTTAACTGCATGTGCTCACTCTGGGCTCGTAGAGAAAGGCCGCCTTTGTTTTGATGTGATGAGGGAAGATTATTGTATTGAGCCAGAGGTCCAACACTATGCTTGCATGGTTGGTATTCTTGGCCGAGCCGGGCTGTTTTGTGAGGCGGAAGAGATTATTAGAAACATGCCAATGAAGCCAGATGTTTTTGTTTGGGGTGCACTTCTTGGAGGATGCCAACTGCACGGAAATGTCAAGTTAGGAGAAGCAGTTTCTCGACACTTGATTGAGTTGGAACCCGAAAACCATGCCTTTTATGAG
This genomic interval from Primulina eburnea isolate SZY01 chromosome 16, ASM2296580v1, whole genome shotgun sequence contains the following:
- the LOC140816422 gene encoding protein PSK SIMULATOR 1-like codes for the protein MALETWLIKVKKTLSYSLDSARVSPPLINKLVINKSGVGVLAFEIAGLMSKILHLWECLSDESMARFRSESIWLEGVRKIVSNDDVFLLGLVCAELVENLRVIANSISSMSKKCQDSSLRCFDRLFDEFANSGHDPHSWLMGSKELTFKIKEMERFVTITASLLREIDELMLLENELKKSLHSKEKDAGIKEQKIIDLRQKILWQRQEVKYLKEKSLWCRSFDTVTKLLARSIFAVLARIKLVFGVGHGYNPSSLPLSLSASALVYPFENSNSFLHVSGPLAKNPPNTREAHGFFGSNSMILKPPSTTLGAAALALHYANVIIVMEKMIKSPQLVGADARDDLYSMLPDSIRFLLRARLKGMGFSASDPVLAAEWREALQKVLKWLSPLAHNMIKWQSERSFEQQNLILKTNVLLLQTLYFANQEKTEAAITELLVGLNYIWRFEREMHAKSMFLNCNGFLISQCSC